In Oscarella lobularis chromosome 18, ooOscLobu1.1, whole genome shotgun sequence, the following proteins share a genomic window:
- the LOC136197776 gene encoding putative leucine-rich repeat-containing protein DDB_G0281931 has product MSEFLFLKRMQMFPCSVFFAHALIIRFQLRMKNVVISCSLLSLISCLVGQIPAIDGFAIRESLVRETETRAPSKILYNDETEVVFYTQSGAVSKRLWKPKIDSSFTCTSTKNFTSLQRRERESLNEIFSATNGQTWINRTNWNSSLPHCNCWYGISCHDKDPYKGLVKEIFNNVNNMTGFLPKAIWSLKALEIIYLSRNHLKGNLEHLLVPNVPMLSQLDLASNSFYGIVPWNVLATWPKLKKIQLCNNDIHGSISANIDRLTNLEVLSIGNTRINGTIPPSLTRLTKLWFLDLSLLRLRGNFSLFRSLRNLQYILVSGNNLVGELPSRLSRWYPFLVHLIVSNNSLEGKLPDDFDRIPNLTVLDVNTNRMFGTVPSSILNHTNLTYLDVSCNRFTNLSSFVRLPSIKLLNFGSNPFNISVERFAKAFCRSPQSETTAVMDFSSTGMYGRFSERIWLMANVFVLDFSNNSLSGELPNLKFTLLYLQFLDLSDNNLTGSLLNAMTIPHIMVMNFQNNVFMSGGKGNSLPWFAKPDYSVMIKERREDRFTCPLLRLAYSKHGTLAVNSSYYKRNLCYCDEGYYGHRGVCSSCPRGGTCQGEGHNNTIKIEKNHYPSPSPQKAFTLIQCNYEYKNFFPCNPHGNCTCWLSDSLENFQCDESCLCSPNHRGRLCSLCVNQFYHDGQKCVKCVDRTLGATVILAVVTSIVLISATIWLLTRFCPNLCQRRSFKAFKILAVTFQSILLLLLAFIDLVPTYLAEMYFLTLFVALFGGLSEAKVHVMILVVYAQILGSLKVTDSRVDCEYCSFVAILNKAKVYRIAKAVGHIFNFNFAGLACTFPFLLHPLPKLVVIASLPFVIGIAFSSIRFLDYALLSCRAKDAEERRDLLKATKRSSARSFIFLLNIFYFPISACALEVLQFCEKDMGDGESYMKAFPWIRCSSSEHVTLVSIASVMVAVYVVSLPVFFYIVLYRNFRLHRPDVGTSVVADLASPYRSPYNEYASIVFMIRRLGLACFLTFFTYDLRDVQAIFVNVWILGFGVFVNSCMPYRSSSDSWKVENFVDIAAFGAVLVTYNCMTARDIETEAGAGIVVAINMAFLVFVATVPMVIIVKRLCKRRKGTDLEPLLNKKEQRST; this is encoded by the exons ATGagtgaatttttatttctcaagcGTATGCAGATGTTTCCATGCTCAGTTTTCTTTGCGCATGCTCTAATCATCCGCTTTCAGTTACGAATGAAGAACGTCGTGATATCTTGTTCTCTTCTCAGTTTGATATCATGCCTTGTAGGTCAGATTCCTGCAATAGATGGCTTTGCAATAAGGGAGAGTCTCGTGAGAG AAACAGAGACAAGAGCTCCGTCGAAAATTCTTTACAACGACGAAACTGAAGTGGTTTTTTATACTCAAAGCGGTGCCGTATCCAAACGACTTTGGAAGCCTAAGATTGACAGCTCTTTTACGTGTACATCGACAAAAAATTTCACTTCACTGCAgcgtagagagagagaaagtctTAACGAAATTTTCTCAGCCACAAACGGTCAGACTTGGATAAATAGAACGAACTGGAATAGTTCATTGCCTCACTGCAACTGCTGGTACGGTATCTCGTGCCACGACAAAGATCCATATAAAGGCTTAGTTAAAGAGATTTTTAACAACGTTAACAATATGACCGGTTTCTTGCCAAAGGCAATATGGAGTTTGAAAGCTTTGGAAATTATTTACTTGTCGCGAAATCATCTGAAAGGAAACCTAGAACATCTTTTGGTGCCCAACGTTCCAATGCTTAGTCAACTTGATTTAGCGTCCAACTCTTTTTACGGCATTGTTCCTTGGAATGTCTTGGCTACTTGGCCCAAGCTGAAGAAGATACAGCTATGCAACAATGATATCCACGGATCAATTTCAGCAAATATTGATAGACTTACGAATCTAGAAGTTCTTAGCATTGGCAACACGCGAATAAATGGAACGATTCCGCCAAGTTTAACTCGTCTGACAAAGTTGTGGTTTCTAGATTTATCTCTCTTGCGACTACGTGGTAATTTTAGCCTCTTCCGTTCGCTCAGAAACTTGCAGTATATTCTCGTTTCTGGAAATAATCTCGTTGGAGAATTGCCTAGTAGACTCAGTCGTTGGTATCCGTTTCTTGTTCATCTCATTGTGTCGAACAATTCTCTAGAGGGAAAGCTTCCTGACGACTTTGACAGAATACCGAATCTAACAGTGTTGGACGTCAACACGAACCGCATGTTCGGGACTGTGCCATCTTCAATATTGAACCACACGAACTTGACATACCTTGACGTCTCGTGTAATCGGTTCACAAATCTCAGCTCGTTTGTTAGGCTTCCTAGTATCAAGCTTCTTAACTTCGGAAGCAATCCGTTCAATATTTCTGTAGAACGATTTGCAAAAGCGTTTTGCCGCAGTCCGCAAAGCGAAACAACAGCTGTTATGGATTTCAGTTCGACTGGCATGTACGGACGTTTTTCCGAACGAATTTGGTTGATGGCAAATGTTTTCGTGCTCGACTTTTCAAATAACTCTCTGTCCGGGGAGCTTCCAAATTTAAAATTCACTTTACTTTACTTGCAATTTTTGGACCTGTCGGATAACAATTTGACCGGCAGCCTTCTTAACGCAATGACAATTCCTCACATTATGGTAATGAATTTTCAAAACAACGTTTTCATGTCGGGAGGTAAAGGTAATTCGCTACCTTGGTTTGCAAAACCCGACTATTCTGTAATGATCAAAGAGCGACGTGAAGACAGATTCACGTGTCCTCTTCTCAGGCTTGCGTACAGCAAGCACGGGACACTGGCCGTAAACAGTTCCTATTATAAACGCAACCTTTGCTACTGTGATGAAGGGTACTACGGACATAGAGGGGTCTGCTCGTCGTGTCCGCGCGGCGGGACTTGTCAAGGAGAAGGTCACAATAATAcaataaaaattgaaaaaaatcattatccTTCACCTTCACCACAAAAAGCTTTTACTTTAATTCAATGCAATTACGAGTACAAGAACTTCTTTCCGTGTAATCCTCACGGAAATTGTACCTGTTGGCTGTCGGACAGCCTTGAGAACTTTCAGTGCGACGAGTCGTGCCTTTGTAGTCCTAATCATCGTGGCAGACTGTGCTCGCTTTGTGTCAATCAATTCTATCACGATGGACAAAAATGCGTTAAGTGCGTCGACCGAACTTTGGGCGCCACAGTAATCTTAGCAGTTGTCACCAGTATCGTTCTAATCTCAGCTACGATTTGGCTGTTGACCCGTTTCTGTCCGAATCTTTGTCAGAGACGATCGTTTAAGGCGTTTAAAATCTTGGCAGTTACATTTCAGTCGATTCTCTTACTTCTTTTGGCGTTTATTGATCTTGTGCCGACGTATCTAGCTGAAATGTATTTTCTGACGTTGTTTGTGGCTCTCTTTGGGGGATTATCTGAAGCTAAGGTTCACGTCATGATACTGGTTGTCTACGCTCAAATTCTGGGATCCCTCAAAGTGACAGATTCGAGAGTGGACTGCGAATATTGTTCGTTTGTCGCAATTTTGAACAAAGCAAAAGTGTACAGAATCGCCAAGGCTGTTGGGCATATATTCAACTTCAACTTTGCTGGTCTTGCCTGCACATTTCCGTTTCTGTTGCATCCGCTACCAAAACTCGTTGTCATAGCATCTCTGCCTTTTGTGATAGGCATAGCCTTTTCGTCTATTCGCTTTTTAGATTATGCCCTTCTTTCTTGTCGAGCTAAGGACGCAGAGGAACGACGGGATTTACTAAAAGCAACAAAACGAAGCAGTGCACGAAGTTTTATCTTTCTTCTTAATATCTTCTACTTTCCAATTTCCGCTTGTGCATTAGAAGTTCTTCAGTTCTGCGAAAAAGACATGGGAGATGGAGAATCGTACATGAAGGCTTTTCCTTGGATTCGATGTTCATCGTCGGAGCACGTTACCCTCGTTTCTATTGCTTCTGTAATGGTGGCTGTCTACGTTGTTTCCTTACCCGTTTTCTTCTACATTGTTCTCTATCGCAATTTCCGTCTTCACCGTCCTGACGTCGGCACGTCGGTTGTTGCTGATTTGGCTTCTCCTTACCGATCGCCTTACAATGAATATGCCTCTATTGTATTCATGATTCGTCGCCTTGGTCTTGCCTGTTTTTTGACATTCTTCACCTACGATTTGCGTGACGTACAAGCAATTTTTGTCAACGTTTGGATTTTAGGGTTTGGGGTTTTTGTGAATTCTTGTATGCCGTACAGAAGCTCTTCAGATTCATGGAAAGTGGAGAATTTTGTAGATATTGCGGCATTTGGCGCCGTTCTTGTAACGTACAACTGCATGACGGCACGAGATATCGAAACCGAAGCTGGTGCTGGTATAGTTGTGGCAATCAATATGGCTTTCCTTGTTTTTGTGGCAACTGTTCCTATGGTCATAATTGTAAAAAGGTTGtgtaaaagaagaaaaggaacaGATTTGGAGCCTCTTTTAAACAAGAAGGAACAGCGCAGCACCTAA